In Brachypodium distachyon strain Bd21 chromosome 2, Brachypodium_distachyon_v3.0, whole genome shotgun sequence, one genomic interval encodes:
- the LOC100841940 gene encoding rhomboid-like protein 11, chloroplastic, producing the protein MAQQLLLLLPAPSRNFSKPVPSPSPLLWNHIPPISLNRRVVTCVAAARRDLLRCGMRRSDLVSELELAKGRQRQGGRANAIFWILLINFGLYVADHFLQIRQIKALYLYHAYPSWYQFVTSTFCHANWNHLSSNLFFVYIFGKLVEEEEGNFALWMSYILTGAGANLISWLVLPTSSVSLGASGAVFGLFTISVLVKMSWDWRKILEVLILGQFVVDKVMEAARATTVTGAAVQVNNIAHLSGALIGAALVVLINRIPLSSNDDSPKTAKDSKDKRGSF; encoded by the exons ATggcgcagcagctgctgctcctcctacCGGCGCCTTCCAGAAACTTCTCGAAGCCCGTCCCTTCCCCCTCCCCCCTACTATGGAACCATATACCCCCAATCTCCCTCAACCGCCGAGTAGTCACgtgcgtcgccgccgcccgccgcgacCTGCTCCGCTGTGGAATGCGGCGCTCAG ACTTGGTGTCGGAGTTGGAGCTCGCGAAGGGCAGGCAGCGGCAGGGTGGTCGTGCAAATGCAATATTCTGGATCTTGCTCATTAATTTTGGTCTCTATGTTGCTGACCACTTTTTACAG ATCCGGCAGATAAAGGCACTGTACCTGTACCATGCTTACCCCAGTTGGTATCAGTTTGTGACATCAACTTTTTGCCATGCTAACTG GAATCATCTCTCAAGCAATCTGTTTTTTGTGTACATTTTTG GAAAGCTtgttgaggaggaagaaggtaaCTTTGCTTTATGGATGTCATATATTTTAACCGGCGCTGGGGCAAACTTGATTTCATGGTTAGTTCTTCCGACGTCCTCTGTGTCACTTGGAGCATCAGGGGCTGTTTTTGGCCTTTTCACAATTAGTGTTCTAGTAAAG ATGTCCTGGGACTGGAGAAAGATTCTTGAGGTTCTTATCCTTGGTCAATTTGTTGTTGACAAA GTTATGGAAGCAGCACGTGCAACCACTGTAACAGGCGCCGCAGTGCAAGTAAATAACATTGCACATCTATCAGGTGCTCTGATCGGGGCTGCATTAGTGGTCCTGATCAATAGAATACCCTTATCATCCAATGACGATAGTCCAAAGACTGCAAAAGATAGCAAGGACAAAAGGGGTTCATTTTAG
- the LOC100841331 gene encoding ABC transporter G family member 12: MGEGNGVAWAGALSPAARYAESGGASLTWENLTAVLPGSGGRATKKLLQGLYGYAVPGRIVAIMGPSGSGKSTLLDSLSGRLARNVLQTGKVLLNGKKRRLDFGAVAYVTQENVLLGTLTVRETVTYSALLRLPSSMSKAEVRRVVDDTLDEMGLRECAERPVGTWHLRGVSGGEKKRLCIALEILTRPRLLFLDEPTSGLDSASAFSVIETLRQLARDGGRTVVSSVHQPSSEVFALFDDLCLLSSGESVYFGDAKLAPQFFAETGFPCPSRRNPSDHFLRCVNADFDDVATAMKGSMKLRAEADLDPLLKYSTAEIRERLVEKYRISDYALMVKNTIHEITKIEGVVEEAVKGSQATWCKQLRTLTKRSYKNMYRDFGYYRLRIIIYVLMAICLGTIYYDVGNGYTAIQARASCGGFVSGFMTFMSIGGFPSFIEEMKVFSLERQNGHYGVAAYIISNFLSSMPFLFTMSWASASITYWMVKFRPGFSYFAFFALNLYGGVSVIESLMMIISALVPNFLMGLILGAGVIGIMMLTSGFFRLLPELPRIFWKYPVSYIVYGSWGLKGAYKNDLLGLEFEPMTPGEPKLTGEYIITNMMGLSVSYSKWLDLAMIFILLLAYRVTFFFVLKVKEAAAPYIRVAYTRFTVKRLERRASFRETLAMTSLSKRHNTPHPMAVQEGLSSPLPY, translated from the exons ATGGGGGAGGGAAACGGGGTGGCTTGGGCGGGGGCgctgtcgccggcggcgcggtaCGCGGAGTCCGGAGGCGCGAGCCTGACATGGGAGAACCTGACGGCCGTGCTGCCGGGGTCGGGCGGTCGGGCCACCAAGAAGCTCCTGCAGGGGCTCTACGGCTACGCCGTGCCCGGCAGGATCGTCGCCATCATGGGgccctccggctccggcaaATCCACACTCCTCGACTCCCTCTCCG GGAGATTGGCGAGGAATGTGCTCCAGACCGGCAAGGTGCTGCTCAACGGCAAGAAGAGGCGGCTCGACTTCGGCGCGGTG GCGTACGTGACGCAAGAGAACGTGCTGCTGGGGACGCTGACGGTCCGTGAGACGGTGACCTACTCGGCGCTGCTCCGGCTGCCGTCGAGCATGAGCAAGGCGGAGGTGCGTCGCGTGGTGGACGACACGCTGGACGAGATGGGCCTCCGTGAGTGCGCGGAGCGGCCCGTGGGCACGTGGCACCTCCGGGgcgtcagcggcggcgagaagaAGCGGCTGTGCATCGCGCTGGAGATCCTGACCAGGCCCCGGCTGCTGTTCCTGGACGAGCCCACCAGCGGCCTCGacagcgcctccgccttctccGTCATCGAGACGCTCCGCCAGCTCGcccgcgacggcggccgcaCCGTCGTCTCCTCCGTGCACCAGCCCAGCAGCGAGGTCTTCGCGCTCTTCGACGACCTTTGCCTCCTCTCCAGCGGCGAGTCCGTCTACTTCGGGGACGCCAAGCTCGCACCGCAG TTCTTTGCAGAAACGGGGTTCCCCTGCCCAAGCCGGAGGAACCCGTCTGACCATTTCCTCCGGTGCGTCAATGCCGACTTTGACGATGTCGCCACGGCCATGAAAGGATCCATGAAACTGCGAGCA GAGGCAGATCTTGATCCTCTGTTGAAGTACTCAACGGCAGAGATCAGAGAGCGGCTCGTGGAGAAGTACAGGATTTCGGACTACGCCTTGATGGTCAAAAACACAATTCACGAGATTACCAAAATA GAGGGtgtggtggaggaggctgtGAAGGGCAGCCAAGCGACGTGGTGCAAGCAGCTGCGGACGCTGACGAAGCGGTCCTACAAGAACATGTACCGCGACTTCGGCTACTACAGGCTGCGCATCATCATCTACGTGCTCATGGCCATCTGCCTCGGCACCATCTACTACGACGTCGGCAACGGCTACACGGCCATCCAGGCCCGGGCATCGTGCGGCGGTTTCGTCTCCGGCTTCATGACCTTCATGTCCATCGGCGGCTTCCCctccttcatcgaggagatgaaGGTCTTCTCCCTGGAGCGGCAGAACGGCCACTACGGCGTGGCGGCATACATCATCTCAAACTTCCTCTCCTCAATGCCGTTCTTGTTCACCATGTCCTGGGCCAGCGCCTCCATCACCTACTGGATGGTCAAGTTCCGGCCGGGGTTCAGCTACTTCGCCTTCTTCGCCCTCAACCTCTACGGCGGCGTCTCCGTCATCGAGAGCCTCATGATGATCATCTCCGCGCTCGTGCCCAACTTCCTCATGGGCCTCATCCTCGGCGCAGGCGTCATT GGGATCATGATGCTCACGTCTGGATTTTTCCGGCTGCTACCGGAACTTCCCAGGATATTCTGGAAATATCCGGTGTCCTACATTGTCTATGGCTCTTGGGGTTTGAAG GGTGCATACAAGAATGACCTGCTCGGGCTGGAGTTCGAGCCGATGACGCCGGGGGAGCCGAAGCTGACCGGCGAGTACATCATCACCAACATGATGGGGCTGAGCGTCAGCTACTCCAAGTGGCTGGACCTGGCCATGatcttcatcctcctcctcgcctaccgcgtcaccttcttcttcgtcctcaAGGTCAAGGAAGCCGCCGCGCCCTACATCCGGGTCGCCTACACGCGGTTCACCGTCAAGCGCCTGGAGCGGCGGGCGTCCTTCAGGGAGACGCTGGCCATGACGTCGCTGTCCAAGCGGCACAACACGCCGCACCCCATGGCCGTCCAGGAGGGGCTCAGTTCCCCCTTGCCCTACTGA
- the LOC100827366 gene encoding protein PHYTOCHROME KINASE SUBSTRATE 4: MDGYKPAAPPPWQSSGGWRDEEPEELGVFTAERYFNGAEDDVLWCDRSSSAFSTVLRSTWQQDGGGSAPTPTAATSSSEASWNSRSALLPNGRPPVVAAAAAAVEEKQKPDSSSMTGSEQIGRKPPPSSSSHLWRWLLGMAGCGCACAGDGQESVSADDEEVEAGFVLGDTKGRRTEADATPNPVLLAESAHCPAAANSGELSSMPRMLNPAPPNASSYAERPRREFLESLHPAPAAAGQGSSRLASSANESSAFTIVAGKGSNTTRASACRSPPRGSGADEEDAAAPSELGCMYPPSEASVVWSVVTAEGPASAGNFSSAASGCYYYFNDDGGHGEAFRGIKTIKRRSRNNGSGGLLASCMSKRAVDTVGPPRAWAYRPEVVEPSPVPRVSGGPFPDVRSRR, from the coding sequence ATGGACGGTTACAAACCAGCAGCGCCCCCGCCGTGGCAAAGCAGCGGCGGCTGGCGTGACGAGGAGCCCGAGGAGCTGGGCGTCTTCACCGCCGAGCGCTACTTCaacggcgccgaggacgacgtCCTGTGGTGCGACCGCTCGTCGTCAGCGTTCTCGACCGTGCTCAGGAGTACGTGGCAGCAAGATGGTGGTGGGTCCGCTCCGACGCCTACGGCCGCCACCAGCTCTTCGGAGGCCAGCTGGAACAGCCGCTCCGCGCTTCTTCCCAACGGCCGTCCTCCagtggtcgccgccgctgccgcagccgtTGAGGAGAAGCAGAAGCCGGATTCTTCTTCCATGACGGGGAGTGAGCAGATAGGGAGAAAGCCCCCGCCCTCGTCCTCGTCTCACCTGTGGCGTTGGCTTCTCGGCATGGCAGGGTGCGGgtgcgcctgcgccggcgacGGCCAGGAGTCGGTGAGCGCCGACGATGAAGAAGTCGAGGCCGGCTTTGTTCTTGGTGACACGAAAGGCCGTAGAACAGAAGCGGATGCAACGCCAAATCCAGTGCTGCTCGCGGAATCTGCTCATTGCCCGGCCGCAGCCAACTCCGGCGAATTATCATCCATGCCGCGGATGCTCAATCCCGCGCCGCCCAACGCATCGTCGTACGCGGAGCGGCCGCGGCGAGAATTTCTGGAATCTCTTCACCCGgcaccggcagcagcaggccaAGGGAGCAGCCGGCTGGCATCATCGGCAAACGAAAGCTCTGCCTTTACAATCGTCGCGGGAAAAGGCAGCAATACTACGCGGGCCAGCGCGTGTAGAAGCCCTCCGCGgggctccggcgccgacgaagaAGACGCCGCGGCGCCCAGTGAGCTGGGGTGCATGTACCCACCGAGCGAGGCGAGCGTGGTGTGGAGCGTGGTCACCGCGGAGGGTCCGGCGTCGGCCGGCAACTTCTCCAGCGCAGCATCGGGCTGCTACTACTACTTcaacgacgacggcggccacggcgaggcGTTCCGGGGGATCAAGACGATCAAACGGAGGAGCCGGAAtaacggcagcggcggcctgCTGGCAAGCTGTATGTCCAAGAGGGCCGTCGACACAGTCGGCCCGCCTCGGGCTTGGGCTTACCGGCCGGAGGTCGTCGAGCCTTCGCCGGTGCCGAGGGTGAGCGGCGGCCCATTCCCGGACGTGAGGAGCCGCCGGTAG
- the LOC100841635 gene encoding coiled-coil domain-containing protein 25, with amino-acid sequence MVFYFKARPEAGDYTIFMGLDKHENEDLIKYGFPEDIWFHVDKMSSAHVYLRLNKGQTMDDISEGVLEDCAQLVKANSIQGNKVNNVDVVYTPWYNLKKTPSMDVGQVGFHNSKLVRTVQVEKRINEVVNRLNKTKVERTPDLKAEREAVSAAEKAERKLQLRDKKRREEMERLEKEKQAEIRSYKGLMVQDKMTSNKQVASGSKTLQELEEDFM; translated from the exons ATGGTGTTCTACTTCAAGGCACGGCCCGAGGCAGGCGACTACACCATCTTCATGGGGCTCGACAAGCACGAGAACGAGGACCTCATCAAGTACGGGTTCCCCGAGGACATCTG GTTTCATGTAGATAAGATGTCCTCTGCACATGTGTATTTGAGATTGAATAAAGGTCAGACAATGGATGACATAAGTGAAGGTGTGCTGGAAGATTGTGCCCAGCTTGTTAAAGCCAATTCCATTCAAG GTAATAAGGTGAATAACGTTGATGTTGTTTATACACCATGGTACAATCTGAAGAAGACACCATCCATGGATGTTGGTCAAGTTGGCTTTCACAACTCTAAATTG GTCCGCACTGTTCAAGTGGAAAAGCGGATCAATGAGGTTGTGAACCGGTTGAACAAGACAAAGGTGGAGCGGACGCCTGACTTGAAGG CTGAAAGAGAAGCTGTGAGTGCTGCTGAAAAGGCAGAAAGGAAGCTGCAGCTTAGAGACAAA AAACGTAGGGAAGAGATGGAGAGGCTTGAGAAGGAGAAGCAGGCTGAAATAAGAAGCTACAAGGGCCTGATGGTGCAAGATAAGATGACTTCCAACAAACAGGTCGCTTCTGGTAGCAAGACCTTGCAAGAACTAGAAGAGGACTTCATGTGA